The Episyrphus balteatus chromosome 3, idEpiBalt1.1, whole genome shotgun sequence genome segment CTCGAAAAACAAGCACGAACATATAAAAATATGCAGGTTAATGcaaaatatgcatttatatTGAATGATACTGAAATGATGACTGATGTTTTAACGGGAATTTGATGATTCGTAAAACGAACAAGTTCCCTTACTTTTAAAGTCTTccataaaaatatgaatttgcaTAGAAATCCAAATTGGGGTGTTTATGAAACTATGCCGCAATGAAACAACGCCCCATCGaagacatccgggtctgaacaccccgaggacaacctagtcagcagacttttttaaattaagtttatccatgtataatatttatttatattttataagttataacttagtcattgtataaggttaggccccctctgtgccaacaaaattttgtatctatcaatgtatcttagacataagttaattttaagtcaattgtgaataacaagttcaataaaaaacaaacaaaacccatcgaaatgaaaaaataccgttactttttctctttaaaaatattttccaaaaatcctTTTGGAAACACCCAAAGTAAAAACAATTCTTCGAATAAATTCTGTATTTTactataattctttttttttttttaattttgttttgtactaAACTGGCCCTCTTCTTACagcaaacaaatatttgcaGACGAATTTCATGTCCCCTTTGCAAGACTCCttttgaattttctgttttcaaaGTTTTCGTACTCGTGTCGATATTGCTTCATTTGTTTAGTTTAGTTGATATTGATGCAATTTCAccaatatatgtaaataattcaaagtttattttttacttttcttgtttgttaataataataaggttaagattttcgaaaaaaaaacagagcttTATTAATTTGTCATCATTTATCTCCAGGTCGAAAAGTCAACTAGACATGCAATCATTATATTCTAATAACTACGCCACGCCAATCAGCTCTTATCACTGTCATAACGAACACcaatttgttttctaatttcATCGCGTATCTGTGCTATCAGCAACATATCTTTAGCCGGCACAATTTCGCATTCCAATTTTCCCGATCGTATGCATTTCATGACCTCATCGGCTTCATAGCGTAAGCCAAGTGAATTTGTAAAGTTCAATGGTATTTTTGAGCTTATCAGTGACCATTCATGGGCACCATTGCATCCAAACAGTTTGGTTGGACAGTTGTAATCTGGAATCTAAtagaaaaacattattttgtttatttcttattattgaAATATGtcacatattttattaaataaaaaagattatgaTTGTATCTTCTAGATCGAAGAGCATgaatttattttcacttttttatttaaaaaaataagcccAAGGTTCAAAGTACAATAAATTGATATCTCATGGGTTTTCATCTATTTTATTGGTGACACATACCGATActcaatataaaaaagtaaaatagttAACCAGTTCCTTTTAAAAAGGATAGATtaaatgttggaaaaaaatatgttatggTTTTTTAGAACAATCGATCAAGTAAGGCTTTTGGCTTCCTTTAAcaaaaatagtgaacaaaaaCTTACGCAAATTGGGCCTTTCTTTGAAATTACTGTAGCTTGATTCTCAAATGCTTGCAAGCCCGAACAAATAATTGTCGCCTTTCTATCCCCAGAAAAGAACATATCCACTTGAATATACAAATCCACCCCATCGGAATTGATCTTTCCAGATGCCTTAATTGATTTTGGTTCCTCCTGGTAAATAAATACCACAAACTGTATCGCATCGACACCAATATCAAGAACAACTCCACCTCCTTTATCTTTTTTGAGAATCTTCTCCTTACAAGTTGCATTGTAGCCATGTTTAACGTAAACTTCTTTAACATTgcttaaaattttcatattcattAGCTGATGTAAATAGCGATAGACAGGAAAAAATCTTGACCAAAGTCCTTCCATTACAAACACACCACTTTTCTTGGCAAGATCAAGAATTTCCTTCACCTGCTGCCGATCAATGCATAACGGTTTTTCACAAACAATGTGTTTTTTATATTCAATCATCATTTTACAAACTTCATAGCGTAGGGGATTAAGAACCGAAATGTAAACCACTTCAACTTGGTCATCCGCTGCTAGACTCTTATAATCTGGGCACACTTTAGGTATTCCATGTTCTTTTGCAAATAGCTCAGCCCGTCCTCTGGATTGACTAGAAACAGCGACAATTTCATGATCACAGCGTGTAAATTTAAGATTAAGAGCCACACAAAAGTCGTGCGCGATTTCGGAAACACCAACTATTCCCCAACGGAGCGACTGTGACATTTTATATGGAAATTATTATTGCAACTGAGATGCATTAGTAAGCTTTAAGTTTACTTATAAGTAGAGTCGTAGTCAGGGAGATTAAAAACAGACAATAAGATTTCATTTATAAATTCTACGGACAAATAGACCATGACATTGACAATATTGAAAGCATTGAAGCTTCCCGTAAATGTGATATGAGCTATAGGATTTATTTGTAAAAGAGATGATGTGTTATAAgggaaattaaaacaaaaacgcaaaTCTGTCGAGGTTATCTGCTGATTTAATTGGTGTTGGAACTTTGACAGCTCgattgataaaaacaaaaaaaggaatagATAGACGATTTTTAAACTGACAATTAATTTGTAAGCACTCGACCTTGACCTTACTTGTATTCCAATAAAACTtgatattaaatacaaaaacaagcCTGTTGAATAAAGGAAGGTAACAATATCTGGCTCATATAATTTTACACTAGACACTGTTGAACTTTGCGTCACCCAGTATAATAGTTGTATTGTGTAAAGGCAAATACTGCTTGTTGTATCTATCTAATGAAACTAAAATTGACtcaattaaatctgttttattCACATATAAAATGAGTGTTAaggaacttttaatttttaatttttaactataaacttttatttttttaaataaatttaaatttttttagttattttaacaataaaaaactacAATGATTCATTGGGGCAAATTTTCAGTCAGCACTCGTTTAAGCCTACTGGTTTAAGCACTGGTTAAGTTCTAAATCATCGTCttactttttcacatttttaaacAGTTTAAACTACTCTTCTTGCTAGAGTAGACATGTAACGTGGGCAAATTTGCCGTCAAACACACCTAAATTTGACAGAAAATTAAGTCAAACgatcccttacaaaaaaaaaaacaaacaaaattaaatatttgcaaaagaaattcatttaaatGTATTACTATTATCAAGTATtactgaaataaaattaaaacttggcTTCAAATTTCCACTCGCATATTGGATAAATTATGTGAAGTTGATCTGAAGCATAATTTTTATTGCATAATTCCGGATATATTTTCTTCAATGGTCGGTTGAAATATgagaaaaatttctttaaaaaaatattttttctgaaaccaattttctttaattttattgctTTTCATTGACAAACATcaacaaataaaagcatttttaaaaagataaacaagcGTTTTGCTGCTTTTAAAGTTAGACGATATGTTTATACTACGTTCCACCTAGCCTAAATccaagatttagctaagtagaatTATcaccatattattcactaggtgtgtttttttgtttatctatatagattttgtgcaaaaaaacgacatcgggatttttgaaatccatgcaaacatttggaaCCACTGttcatatactttggcagctgtctgtcaaaaatgttgcttttgttttttttttttttattttaactccgaagtgggaaggccattacatccatgttggatgcaaacaaaaattttcatatggccatggcatccatgttggattaaaaaaaattgttttttcacaaaaaaccaaaaattatctgtatattcttagctacattttaagaccatgaccattaacattggttgcgtcgttcttgtgttataagcgtttgaaggtagccatattgaattttttttcgattttttaaaaatcaaatgtgaaaacttttttatttttatttctaatttttcgaaaaaactttggtaattttatatacactagccgaccccgcactcaaaattcgagtgccaattgtaacttttatttatgctcaaataagcacactatataaatcactttatttactactaagaatatgcaacacttaattttattcgaaattcgagaatgtcttcgaaggttttcgtctttgcttttagaagtttccacttacagaagggagagggcgtggttcagcacatttgtttttgtttttttttttctcaattttaatttattatttttatctatttcggtaaaaaaaaataaaaaaagtatacattctgcacatctagataaaatttcctatcgttcggtatataatttatgccccttcggtttttgtgggccgcgtattttgtaccacaaaataagtgtttgccgttttattatatgatgatatctgttcaacaatcttatcaggatccatttaagacttttatctgaaaagtgcattgcgtatatctcgagatatttacatttcaatgcaaccatgtcaaacaaatttttgattatttttttctatgagagttttttcaaacctcgttttctccgcttttttttttgttaatattttcagatatttttgtatgaacacaacaaataaagtaccttggcactactgtttttatcgagagaaagtaaaagctgaaacacaatcacgctttgccgtcgattttgacaactgcgaaaagttcaactataggaaatctgtgtatcctcacacaatgacgcttttcttacgtacgctttttttgacaaacgtaaggaaacgtaagaaagcgagcaaaagttcaaccagactgaacttttgctcgctttctgacatttaacagacatagttacagtcacccacattattattgcgccaaatgtgaataaaaaaaataaattattgcaaaactacgtgtgttttt includes the following:
- the LOC129914165 gene encoding trans-1,2-dihydrobenzene-1,2-diol dehydrogenase-like; the protein is MSQSLRWGIVGVSEIAHDFCVALNLKFTRCDHEIVAVSSQSRGRAELFAKEHGIPKVCPDYKSLAADDQVEVVYISVLNPLRYEVCKMMIEYKKHIVCEKPLCIDRQQVKEILDLAKKSGVFVMEGLWSRFFPVYRYLHQLMNMKILSNVKEVYVKHGYNATCKEKILKKDKGGGVVLDIGVDAIQFVVFIYQEEPKSIKASGKINSDGVDLYIQVDMFFSGDRKATIICSGLQAFENQATVISKKGPICIPDYNCPTKLFGCNGAHEWSLISSKIPLNFTNSLGLRYEADEVMKCIRSGKLECEIVPAKDMLLIAQIRDEIRKQIGVRYDSDKS